Proteins from a single region of Rhea pennata isolate bPtePen1 chromosome 6, bPtePen1.pri, whole genome shotgun sequence:
- the EN1 gene encoding homeobox protein engrailed-1, with protein sequence MEEQPEGQSQRDSASSTASSSGSDGESVPVSPSPAPASPAAPRALPLPRHHRRPHPPPPPPHRTTNFFIDNILRPDFGCKKEPPAAAGAAARERDADRGQSSGRENVNPLLAPPPPPDPPSLLCPDSSCGPDGPAAPPPAAAARASPAAAAAKPPADGGDTHPAKYGEHGSPAILLMGSNTGGPVIKPDSQQPLVWPAWVYCTRYSDRPSSGPRTRKLKKKKSEKEDKRPRTAFTAEQLQRLKAEFQANRYITEQRRQSLAQELSLNESQIKIWFQNKRAKIKKATGIKNGLALHLMAQGLYNHSTTTVQDKEESE encoded by the exons ATGGAAGAGCAGCCGGAGGGGCAGAGCCAGCGAGACTCGGCGAGCAGCACGGcgagcagcagcggcagcgATGGCGAGAGCGTGCCCGTGTcgcccagccccgcgcccgcctcccccgcggcgccccgcgccctgcccctgccccgccaccaccgccgcccgcacccgccgccgccgccgccgcaccgcACCACCAACTTCTTCATCGACAACATCCTGAGGCCCGACTTCGGCTGCAAGAAggagccgcccgcggccgccggcgcggccgcccgggaGCGGGACGCCGACCGGGGCCAGAGCTCAGGTAGAGAAAACGTCAACCCGCTgctggcgccgccgccgccgcccgacCCGCCCTCGCTGCTCTGCCCGGACTCCAGCTGCGGCCCCgacggccccgccgcgccgccgcccgccgccgccgcccgggccagccccgccgccgccgccgccaagcCCCCCGCCGACGGCGGCGACACTCACCCGGCCAAGTACGGCGAGCACGGCAGCCCCGCCATCCTCCTCATGGGCTCTAATACTGGAGGACCTGTTATAAAGCCCGACTCGCAGCAGCCGCTCGTGTGGCCGGCCTGGGTCTACTGCACTAGGTACTCAGACAGACCGTCCTCGG GCCCGCGCACCAGGAagctgaagaagaagaagagcgAGAAGGAGGACAAGCGGCCGCGGACGGCCTTCACGGCCGAGCAGCTGCAGCGGCTCAAGGCGGAGTTTCAGGCCAACCGGTACATCACGGAGCAGCGGCGGCAGAGCCTGGCGCAGGAGCTCAGCCTCAACGAGTCCCAGATCAAGATCTGGTTCCAGAACAAGCGCGCCAAGATCAAGAAGGCCACGGGCATCAAGAACGGGCTGGCGCTGCACCTCATGGCCCAGGGACTCTACAACCACTCCACCACCACGGTGCAGGACAAAGAGGAGAGCGAGtag